In one window of Primulina tabacum isolate GXHZ01 chromosome 8, ASM2559414v2, whole genome shotgun sequence DNA:
- the LOC142554815 gene encoding photosystem II reaction center W protein, chloroplastic-like: protein MATISTFASTSPISRAAPAQRRFVLRPSAIIGLPSMSNINTGKMRCTMEGEKGTEESESKLGVAASSLMTSACGAAMSSPAALALVDERLSTEGTGLPFGLSNNLLVWILAGVFALIWALYFVSTASLDEDEDSGLSL, encoded by the exons ATGGCTACCATCTCTACTTTCGCCTCCACCTCGCCAATTTCACGCGCCGCCCCGGCACAGAGAAGGTTCGTCTTGAGGCCTTCCGCCATCATCG GGCTACCATCGATGTCAAATATTAACACGGGGAAAATGAGGTGTACCATGGAAGGAGAAAAGGGTACTGAGGAGAGTGAATCGAAGTTGGGTGTGGCGGCTTCTTCGCTTATGACGTCGGCCTGTGGGGCAGCCATGTCTAGCCCCGCCGCGCTGGCGCTGGTGGACGAGAGGTTGAGCACGGAAGGAACCGGGCTGCCATTCGGGCTGAGCAACAACCTCTTGGTGTGGATTCTTGCGGGTGTGTTCGCTCTGATTTGGGCACTTTACTTTGTGTCCACCGCCTCCCTTGATGAGGATGAGGATTCTGGCTTGTCCCTCTAA
- the LOC142554816 gene encoding serine/threonine-protein phosphatase 7 long form homolog has product MLQDVSIIWGLTIDGEAVNGKDVSHKVEEWQHICLDLLGFVPESKYLKGGHFSMTTLHDHYMSNLVNDDTSEVYVVKYTRCVALMIIGGIMFPDYQGGSARLIFLQLLRDIDNVKSYNWGRAVLPFLYRELCNASRIVKTTMAGPLYILQIWAWSMIKCANPDRDGLTLVVPPIDPDATIPVPPYGARWKIGFSYTHSPAHAIKIIRDSLDRMNHNEFNWIVYQKNDIDVKTIIDSYDNKIWRCVCPFI; this is encoded by the exons ATGTTACAAGATGTTTCAATAATTTGGGGTCTAACAATTGATGGTGAAGCAGTAAATGGAAAAGATGTGTCACATAAAGTTGAAGAGTGGCAACACATTTGTttggatttgttgggatttgtgccagaatcaaaatatttgaaaggtggTCATTTTTCTATGACTACACTACACGATCATTACATGTCTAACCTTGTTAATGATGATACTTCAGAAGTATATGTTGTCAAATATACCCGTTGTGTAGCGTTAATGATTATTGGAGGAATAATGTTCCCTGACTATCAAGGAGGGTCTGCTAGACTAATATTTTTGCAACTGCTACGGGATATTGATAACGTGAAGTCTTATAATTGGGGTAGAGCAGTTCTACCATTTCTATACCGTGAGTTGTGTAACGCGTCACGTATAGTGAAGACTACAATGGCTGGACCTTTATATATCCTGCAG ATATGGGCATGGAGCATGATTAAATGTGCTAACCCCGACCGAGATGGGTTAACATTAGTTGTACCTCCCATTGATCCGGATGCTACTATTCCAGTTCCTCCATATGGTGCacg GTGGAAAATTGGATTTAGTTACACACATTCGCCAGCACATGCTATAAAAATTATAAGGGATTCTCTAGATCGTATGAATCATAATGAG tTTAATTGGATCGTTTACCAGAAGAATGACATAGATGTAAAGACGATTATTGATTCATACGACAACAAAATTTGGCGATGTGTTTGTCCCTTTATTTGA